Proteins encoded in a region of the Fundulus heteroclitus isolate FHET01 chromosome 2, MU-UCD_Fhet_4.1, whole genome shotgun sequence genome:
- the LOC105929554 gene encoding cyclin-dependent kinase inhibitor 1C, with protein sequence MSHVQLSSSALERLVARRTFPLQRRTGVCRSLFGPVDHDELERDVEAKLREMRERDRERWNFNFEDNAPLDGDYEWEEVAAEKTAAFYRESASGGRRRTPATPVKQTPPSDSGAPESPGADVMERLAAPESGDGISATPVEANQENRPVRVISGTRRQAPCARRKRTAAAAAAADNNTHITDFFVKRKKVADRLPKSPITVEQTPRKRIR encoded by the exons ATGTCCCACGTGCAGTTGTCGAGCAGCGCGCTGGAGAGGCTGGTGGCGCGCAGGACCTTCCCTCTCCAGAGGCGCACCGGCGTTTGCCGCAGCCTATTCGGCCCGGTGGATCACGACGAGCTGGAGCGGGACGTGGAAGCCAAGCTGCGGGAGATGCGCGAGCGGGACCGGGAGAGGTGGAACTTTAATTTCGAGGACAACGCGCCGCTGGATGGGGACTACGAGTGGGAAGAGGTGGCCGCGGAGAAGACGGCGGCGTTTTACCGGGAGTCGGCGTCGGGCGGCCGGAGGCGCACGCCGGCGACGCCCGTCAAGCAGACGCCCCCCTCGGACTCCGGCGCGCCGGAGAGTCCCGGCGCGGACGTCATGGAGCGCTTAGCGGCGCCGGAGAGCGGGGACGGCATCTCCGCCACCCCGGTGGAGGCGAACCAGGAGAACAGGCCGGTCAGAGTGATCTCAGGGACTCGCAGACAGGCTCCGTGTGCCAGGCGCAAGAggacggctgctgctgctgctgctgctgacaacAACACGCACATCACAG ACTTCTTCGTGAAACGAAAGAAGGTTGCCGACAGACTTCCCAAGTCTCCCATCACGGTGGAACAAACTCCGCGAAAGAGGATCCGCTGA